Genomic DNA from Chlorogloeopsis sp. ULAP01:
AATCTAAGGAGGGAAATTCTCAGGGCGTAAGCCAGACAAGAAAAACCAGCAGGCGTGCAGGTTTTTGATTAGTCCATACATATGGACTTTATCTGTGCAGCAGTGAATTAAATTCGCCTAGTTATTTTCATTAATTGCATTCGGAGTTCTGTGTTCTGAGTTCTTCCTTAAAATTCCATTTTCCCTTTTCCGTAAAATCAATGTTATTTAACATTGACCCAAAAATCAGCCGTGTTTACTTTCCCTTTACGATTAAATTGCATCCAAAGTTTATACAGCGCATTTCATCTAGATGAAGTATATTACCCCACCCACCCTATCGGGTTCCCTCCCCTTAGTAAGGGGAGGGTTAGGGAGGGGTGTACTCCATTAACTTGCAATCCGCTGTATCTACCTGGCTGAAGAAAGCTAGTGATAAAATTCACCTGTCCTTTTGGTGAATCATTGATAGCATGAGCATGAATATAATCAGACTCTGTCAAAGGCGATGAACTTTTGATAATCACTAAATGTGCTTTTTCTCATAAATACGGCTGTAAGTCTTTGACGGGTTGATTACTCGTAGTATCTTTTAAATCAAATCTCAAGTTGACTTTCTCACTAGCCTTGATAGTTGGTTGAGCAAAATTCAAATTAACTTTTATATTTTGCCAGAACTGTAGGAAGTGGAGTAGAACCAGAAACTTTTATATTCATCACAGCAACCTTTTCTTTGTCTTTGGTTGGTTTGTAGTCGCTAAAAATAGTGTAATTATTAGGCTCATAAAAATTAGTATTAACTTCAAAACGTCCCTCTCCTTTGTAAGTTGGATCTAGATGATTAAATAGTTTCAAGTCATCACTAACAATAATTAAATGCATTAATTTTTCTTGAAATTTATCAAATTTCAGGATAGGTTTTCCTTGAATATCTTGGATAGTAATTACCAAAGGTACAGATTGATTCGGCAAAAGTTTTTGAGGAGCAGTTAATTTTGCCTGTGTGATTATAGAGCTTTTGTCTTTATCTTCTGTTGAATGTCCATCATGAGAAGTTTGCTTAGAGTTAATAACTGATGAGCAACCTTGACTAAGTCATAAAGCTGCTAATGTAGAAATTCCAGCAACAGAATATTTCATAAAATTCTTCCATACTCAATAATAGATAAGTAACATTCTCAAAGCGGAACTATTTTATTAATTCAACGTCTAAATGAGATTACCTAAAAAGCTGTTAAAAACTTTTCCAACCAAATTTAGTTTGTTTCGGAAAACACGGTTATTTTTCCGGATATACTGGGATACACCTGAAAAGGTGTGCAAGCAAATTTTATAATAGCCCAGAAATAACACGGATGAAGCTACGGTTTTTTTTACTCAGTGTAATCAGTATCTTACTTTTATCTTCTCCAGCAAAAGCAGCCCGTTTGGAATCTTGGCGCTTTGATCCCAGTCAGAATCAGCTGAACTTAACTACTGACTCTGGAGTTAAACCTAAAGCTTTTCTAATTAATAACCCAACCCGACTAGTAATTGACTTACCGGGTACTCATTTAAAAAGCGATACAATCCGTCAAAGTTTTAGTTCCGCTGTTCGGGAGATCCGCATTGGCAAAGTTGACTCTAAAACAACCAGGATCGTAGTTGAATTAGCACCTGGTTATACGGTTTCTCCTGACAAATTATTGATTAAAGGTGATTCTTCTTCCCACTGGGTAGTACAATTTTCATCTATTGAGCGTGTAGCCGTTAAGAATTCGCTTGATTCAGTTTCCCATACCAAGTCAACAGAACAACAGACTCCTGTCTTGATTGGTGACAATTTAACCTTTGCTGGAGTTGTTTCTTTAGGTAAGGAAATATCACAGCTAAATTCTCAAGTAAAGGCTTTAATGACTCGTTACAGCTACCTCCAGCCAGGAATGTTTTTTTTGGATTTAGAAACAGGTAATTATTTAGACATCAATGGAGAGAAAATATTTCCGGCAGCTAGCACAATTAAGTTTCCCATTTTGATTGCTTTGTTTCAGGAAATAGACGCTGGCAGAGTTAAACTGAACGACACCTTAGTTATGCGGCGCGACTTGATGACAGGAGGTTCAGGAACAATGCGTTATAAACGTCCAGGAAGCAAGTTTAGTCTTTTGGAAACTGCAACTAAAATGATTACCATCAGCGACAATACCGCTACCAATATGATTATTGATCGCTTGGGTGGTAAAGCTAAATTAAATCAGCGTTTCCGTACTTGGGGATTGCAAAATACTATCATCCGCAATTTACTCGGTGACTTTAAAGGAACCAACACAACTAGTGCTAAAGATTTAGTGCGTTTGTCGGCATTAATTACTAATGATCAGTTGCTGAGTAATAGCAGTCGCTCTAAAGTTTTGGATATCATGAGTCGTGTTCAGAACAGAAGTTTATTGCCAAAGGGTCTTGGCAAAGGAGCGGTAATTTCTCATAAAACAGGAACTCTTGGTATAATTCTCGGAGATGCGGGTATTGTTCAGATGCCAACAGGTAAACGTTATCTAGCAGGAATTATGGTACGAAGGCCTTTTGGTGATGCAAGAGCCAAGTCTTTTATTGGCGAAGTTTCCCGCTTAGTTTACGGGTATTTAGAGCATTCAAGGTTCACTCAACTACCCAAGTGAAACCACTGCTAAGGTATGATGTAGGGGCATCGGGAATGGGAAATTAGACATGGCTCTATGTTTTTACCCGTTGCCCATTACCTTTGTGAGATACTCCACAGCAACTCTTATGCAACACTAGATGCTCACCCAGATTATGGACTGTATTCATGTAACGGGTATTCGTGCCTATGGCTACACTGGGTATTTGCCAGAAGAACAAGTTTTAGGACAATGGTTTGAGGTAGATGTCAAGTTATGGCTAGATCTAAACTCTGCTGCGAAAAGTGATGCGATCGCAGATACAGTAGACTACCGCCGCACGATCACCTTGGTGCAAGATCTAATCAAGACATCAAAATTTGCTTTAATCGAACGATTAGTAAGTACAATTGCAGACACTATCTTGCAAGAGTGCGAGCAACTCACTCAAGTTCAAGTTATTCTTAGTAAACCTGCTGCACCCATTCCTGATTTTGATGGCAAAATTAGCATTGAAGTGACTAGAACAAAGCCTCATGTGTAGATTGATATTTCCTTTCTCAGCATATTAATTTAATTCTTATGGAAGCGATAGGATTTTTGACTGGAATGAAACTATCCTAATTTTTCTATATTTTGAAACAAGATAACTCAGAATTTCACATCGTGTTGCATGAAAGTTGCATCTAACTTTACAAGACAACAAATTATATGGAATTCTTATTCTCATATCATCACTCTCTAAAGCACTATCCTGTATTGCGTTTCTGATAGCCAGTGGAGTTCCTCGCACTGGCTTTTTTCTATGCTGTTATGATTTGAGAATGCTCGTGATTATCCCAAGCTATGTTTTGACTGAACTTTGATACGGATAAATTCAACTAAGGCATTCCCAAACAGGAGACTTATTAACCCCAATAAGGCACTGCTCAACCAGTAGAGCAAATCCATTTCAAAACTGTGTTGTTGAAGCAATTTGGCTAGATCTAACTCATAGGTTGAGAAGGTAGTGTAGGAACCTAAAAAGCCTGTGATGACTAATAATCTAACATCGGGATGAATTGCAATTAATCTTTCTAGTGACAATGTGGCAAACAAACCCATCACAAAACAACCACTGACGTTAATAATTTAGTGTGCTGTAAGGAAACCCGGTACCAAAAAGCTGGTTAATCCACAAACTTAAGTAATAACGCAAGAGCGCCCCAATAATTGCGCCGAGACTAATTGCAACAGGAGTACGAATTGCAGAATTTTGCAGCATGACAAGTCTTATTTACTATCTCGAACAGATATGCGCTCATCTTCAACTAAAATGACGGGAACGGGGCTTATTTCCAGTACTGCCTGGGATACAGAACCCACCAGCACCTCATCCCAAGGCTGATGCCCTCGCTTACCAATGACAATATCAGTAACTTCATAGTCTTGAGCCACACGGATAATTTCCTCTGGAATTGAGCCTGTAATAGCAATAAATTTATGGCGAATGTCTGCTAAAAGTCGTTGAGCTTTTTCTCGCAGATATTCTACTGCGTGAGGATCGTTGGTGCGAATAATATGTAATACAATCACTTCGGCATCACTACGACGGGCAAGATCGGCGGCTTTAATCAATACTTGACTAGCTAGAGGGGAGGTATCAACAGCAGCCAGTATGACAATACGACGAGCGATCGCTACCTTAGTTGGATCGACTTCACCCCGCTCTAGCAGTTTTGGTGCAAAGGTAGGAATAGCCCAGGCTCCCAAAGGCGCAGTCACCAGAATCGATAAGGCTGCAATTGCCAGAATTGTCTCTCCGCCCTGAATTCCCTGTGCTAAGGGAATTGCACCAATTGCCGCTTGAACGGTAGCTTTTGCAGAGTTGCCTGGTAGTAAAAATAACCGCTCTCGCCAGTTCCAGTTGCTGCCTAAGGTAGATAAATACCATCCTAGAGCACGTCCCATCAATGTCCCAACTACTATAATCAGCAATCCTGGAAGTAAAGTTTGTTCTAAAACTTGTAGTTGAATGCTTGCACCTAAAAGCACAAACAAAAAAATCTCTGCTACAATCCACAAGCTATCAAAACCTGAACGTAAGCGCCGTGCTAAAGGAGGATCGAGTTCAATCAAGAAAAACCCTGTTGCCATTACTGCTAGGTAGCCAGAGAAAAAAGGAAATTTTTCGGCTAAAACTACCAGTAACAAGGCAAAATTTGCTGTTACAAGAGTATCTTGTACTGAATTTTGAGTCCAGTTCTGCTTTGCTAGCAATACTACCAATAGCCGTGCTGTTACCAAACCGAGAATGACTCCTATCAGAATTTGGCAAATTATTTGCAGGGGAAGGAGTTGAATTGCACTCAAAGTAATGCCAAAAGGTAATGTGACTCCTCCATCTGCTTCTTGTGCTAGAAAGCTCAACAATAAGTTAAATACCAACAGTAGCAATACATCTGACAAAGCGCTGCCGGTAAGAATTGCATCAGGAATCCCCTTAGTAACTCCCCAACCCAAGCTTTTTAATCGCAGCATTGCTGGCACGATTACCGCAGGTGACTCTGCCCCAATAATACAACCCAGTAGCAATCCAGTTGGAAAGTCGAACTTGAAAATCCACATGGCAGCCAGGGCAATAAATACAGCTTCGCACGCCGCAGGTAAAAATCCTAATCGCAGTGCTACTGTTCCTTGCTGTAAGAGTTTTTCTCTATCTAACCCTAATCCAGCCTTCATCAAGATGATCATCACAGCGATCGCTCGCAATGGAGCTGATGCTGCCAGTACATCAGGGCTTATTGTATCAGTGACTTGTGGCCCCAGTATAATTCCAACCAAAACCATGCCAACAAGTGCGGGTGCTTTCAACCGTCGAGTTATTTGTCCGACAAAAAAACCTGCAAGTAAAATCCAAACAATGCTTTCTAACATCACGCAGCGACAAAATCATTAGTGGGCAGCGTGACTTGCAAATGGAAGTTAAAAGCAAATAGCCCCACTCTTCCATCGCAAGTCGGAAAAGTAGGAGCCATGTACTAGGTACTGGGTACTAGGTATTAGGTACTGGGAAAGAAACCCTTCCCAATCACGCCACCCTGCCCACGGAGTGGGGTTGGGGGGAAACCCCCGCACGCAGATCGCTCCCCAATCACTAGTCCCCAATTCCTAATTTCCCAATCTTCAGTCACGAGTACCTTGTTTCTTGAAAGCTTACTGCAAATCTCCCAAATAAATACCCAAACCACGGGCAGTTTTCACTAAAGTATCCTCTGGATTGACAGCTCTGTACTGAGCGATCGCTTCAGCAATGGGTACAGTCATCACCTGGCGATTTTGCCAGGTAACCATGTAGTCATATTTACCTTTTTCTATGAGATTTACTGCCGCTACACCAAAAGCAGCTGCCACTAACCGATCTAGTGGTGAAGCTGTTCCCCCCCTTTGGATGTGTCCTAACACTGTAACTCGCGTTTCTGCGCCAATACAATCACTAATTTGATCTGCTAGGTATTGACTAATACCACCATATCGGGATTGTCCTAAGCGATTTGTCATTGTGACAGTTTCGCCTTCTTGAGTACGAACAGCCTCGGAAACTATGATTAAACAATAGTTTTTGCCTTTGTCTTGTCGCTCTTTAATTTTCTCGCAAATGTGGTCAATCCTGTAGGGAATTTCTGGAATTAAAATCACATCTGCTCCTCCAGCAATTCCCGCAGCAATGGCAATGTGTCCTGCATCACGCCCCATCACTTCTAAAATGATGACTCGACTGTGAGAAGCAGCAGTAAAATGTAAGCGATCAAGTGCTTCTGTGGCTATATTAACTGCCGTATCAAAACCGATCGCGTGTTCGGTAATGCCAATATCGTTATCAATGGTTTTGGGAATAGCCACTAAATTAATGCCGCCTTGTTGTGCCAAGCGACGGAGAATAGCCAAGCTACCATCACCACCAATTCCAATCAAAGCATCTAAACCTAGTTGATGGTAACCTGCAATAATTTCTTCGGAGCGATCGCATACACTACCATCAGTCATAGGAAAAGCAAAAGGATCGCCTTTATTGGTGGTTCCTAACATTGTCCCACCAGAAGTTAATAGCGGATCTACTTGGTCGATTTCTAGTTTTGTGAATTGCGGTGGGCGTGCCATTAAGCCCAAAGTTGCTTGACGAATTCCTAGTACTTCCCAACCTTTTCCACAAGCACAGTGGACTACGGCTCTGATTACCGCATTCAAACCAGAGCAATCTCCTCCACTAGTAAGAATGCCTATTCGCTTACATTCTCCCATATGTTTTTTATATTTCAAACGTCGGCGTTGCACAATATATGATGCAACGTTGAGGGTGTAAATTAACCTAAGTTAGTAAATTAAAATATGGTTGGAGTAAAGGGGAAACTTTAGCGATCGCGGTAAAGACGTAGTACGTATGCTCCAGCAGGAGTTTCACGAAAGGCGCTAATTTCAGCTGCCATCTTGGGCGGCAAATCCTGTAAAGGACTAGGTTTCATTGGGTGTTGCGGTGGTGAGCCAGCGCGTTGGGCGGCTTTGCCGACTTGAAGCGACTGGCGAAAGGGTTCCCCGGCATAAAGGAGCCAGTGCGAAGGTGAGATCGGCTGCCGAAAAATTATTTCCAACTAAAAAGGTGCGTCCATCAGCCAACAGTTCATTAACTTTTGCAAAAATTCTACTAATTGTTTCGTAGGCTTGGACAGTAGCTTCTGGAGTTATATTCATTTTTTGACGAGCTATCGAGCTAGTTATGGGATAAACTAGCGGGAATAATATTCGTTCATAAAAAGGAACACCCTCACACCATCTTTTTTGCATAAATTTATAGTTATTCATAACATGAAAATAGCCCCAGCGTCGTGTAGCGGGGCCAAGCTGCTCATCAAATAAATCTTCCAATTCTTCTACTTGTTTACACAAAATTGAGTCTGTGGGATAAAGCTTGGTATTGGCATGAGCAATAGAATTCAGATATTTTAAAATAGTAGTTGAGTCAGTAAAAACATCCGATTTTGTTACTAGAACTGGAGTTGTTTTTCCGCCAACTCTACCTGTTGCCAACAGATGAAACGGTGGCGTATGTCTCTCTTCCACGTAAGGGAATTTCAGTTTGTCAAGTACCCAGCGTGCTTTTTCACAATAATGACTGACGGAAATCGTAATTAAACGAAATGATTTTGTTGAACTATCGATAGTCTGATTCATAGTTGTATTAATGAAATTAAATATTTTTAAACTTATTGATATTCACAATATTTCTTCTGTAATTCTTCTGGAATTGGAATGAGACGACCGTTTTGCAAATTAATAAAAGCACCCTTTTGCATTGCTATTGCTGCCAATTCGTGATTGGATAAAATTTCTGCTTTCACAGTCCATTTCATCTTGCCTAAATTACTCAACCACAAGCGTCCAATAACTTGATCAAATAGTTTGATTGGACGTTTATATTCAATTTCTGTTCCGGCAATTATGGGACAGCATCCTGCTTTTAAAGGTTGAGCAAGTGGTAAATGTTCATCTAAAAGTTTTATGCGTAAGTCTTCTAACCATCGAATGTAGACACTATTGTGAACAATACCAACAAAATCAATGTCGTATGTTCGTACAGGGATTACAAGTTCTATTTCTAATGGTCTGTGTAAACTGCGATCGCTCATCATAAAATGTTCCCTAATTTATCCAATTAATTACCAAAAATTTCTTCTGGCAATTTACCACTCAGTACTTCCCACGAAAATGGTAGCCCCACTCTCTAACTTGCGATCGCGGGCAGCATTGACAATTGCACGGGCAAAATCTTCAACATTGGGTAGACAACCTGCGGATTCGCGACGAGACTCTATCAGCTTTGGATCTTGGCGCTGCATTAGTTTCGGGGTAATAGTACCCTCAATCAAATCACCACTAACTACAACTAACTTTATTCCTTTGGTTGCCAGTTGTGGTATTTGCGCACGCAAAGCTTCCTCACCTGCTTTTTTACTCTTTGCTACTGTTTCATAAATTGGATAGACAGGCTTTTGATTATAAAAATGAGCTAAGTGGCTGGTGACGAAAACAATACGTCCACCTGCTGGCATGAGTGGTAAAAACATATCAACAGCACGCAACTGGGCAGTCAAGTTGAGCTGCATAGCATAGTCAGCAGCTTTATCTTTCTCCATTCCACCGCTAGCGTTGAGAATGAGGAGGTTCACTTTACCAAATTGCTTTTCTACTAAATTCATCATCTGCCTCATTTCGCTCTCGTTAGTCATGTCTGCTTGAGCAAGGAGGGCTTGGCAACCATTAGCACGAACAACATTGGCTACTTCAAGAGCACGATGACTTTTGCTGCGGTAGTTAATTACTACATCGGCTCCACCCTCAGCTAACATCCGGACAATACTTGCA
This window encodes:
- a CDS encoding serine hydrolase, giving the protein MKLRFFLLSVISILLLSSPAKAARLESWRFDPSQNQLNLTTDSGVKPKAFLINNPTRLVIDLPGTHLKSDTIRQSFSSAVREIRIGKVDSKTTRIVVELAPGYTVSPDKLLIKGDSSSHWVVQFSSIERVAVKNSLDSVSHTKSTEQQTPVLIGDNLTFAGVVSLGKEISQLNSQVKALMTRYSYLQPGMFFLDLETGNYLDINGEKIFPAASTIKFPILIALFQEIDAGRVKLNDTLVMRRDLMTGGSGTMRYKRPGSKFSLLETATKMITISDNTATNMIIDRLGGKAKLNQRFRTWGLQNTIIRNLLGDFKGTNTTSAKDLVRLSALITNDQLLSNSSRSKVLDIMSRVQNRSLLPKGLGKGAVISHKTGTLGIILGDAGIVQMPTGKRYLAGIMVRRPFGDARAKSFIGEVSRLVYGYLEHSRFTQLPK
- the folB gene encoding dihydroneopterin aldolase; this translates as MDCIHVTGIRAYGYTGYLPEEQVLGQWFEVDVKLWLDLNSAAKSDAIADTVDYRRTITLVQDLIKTSKFALIERLVSTIADTILQECEQLTQVQVILSKPAAPIPDFDGKISIEVTRTKPHV
- a CDS encoding cation:proton antiporter; translated protein: MLESIVWILLAGFFVGQITRRLKAPALVGMVLVGIILGPQVTDTISPDVLAASAPLRAIAVMIILMKAGLGLDREKLLQQGTVALRLGFLPAACEAVFIALAAMWIFKFDFPTGLLLGCIIGAESPAVIVPAMLRLKSLGWGVTKGIPDAILTGSALSDVLLLLVFNLLLSFLAQEADGGVTLPFGITLSAIQLLPLQIICQILIGVILGLVTARLLVVLLAKQNWTQNSVQDTLVTANFALLLVVLAEKFPFFSGYLAVMATGFFLIELDPPLARRLRSGFDSLWIVAEIFLFVLLGASIQLQVLEQTLLPGLLIIVVGTLMGRALGWYLSTLGSNWNWRERLFLLPGNSAKATVQAAIGAIPLAQGIQGGETILAIAALSILVTAPLGAWAIPTFAPKLLERGEVDPTKVAIARRIVILAAVDTSPLASQVLIKAADLARRSDAEVIVLHIIRTNDPHAVEYLREKAQRLLADIRHKFIAITGSIPEEIIRVAQDYEVTDIVIGKRGHQPWDEVLVGSVSQAVLEISPVPVILVEDERISVRDSK
- a CDS encoding ATP-dependent 6-phosphofructokinase; the protein is MGECKRIGILTSGGDCSGLNAVIRAVVHCACGKGWEVLGIRQATLGLMARPPQFTKLEIDQVDPLLTSGGTMLGTTNKGDPFAFPMTDGSVCDRSEEIIAGYHQLGLDALIGIGGDGSLAILRRLAQQGGINLVAIPKTIDNDIGITEHAIGFDTAVNIATEALDRLHFTAASHSRVIILEVMGRDAGHIAIAAGIAGGADVILIPEIPYRIDHICEKIKERQDKGKNYCLIIVSEAVRTQEGETVTMTNRLGQSRYGGISQYLADQISDCIGAETRVTVLGHIQRGGTASPLDRLVAAAFGVAAVNLIEKGKYDYMVTWQNRQVMTVPIAEAIAQYRAVNPEDTLVKTARGLGIYLGDLQ
- a CDS encoding glutathione S-transferase N-terminal domain-containing protein codes for the protein MNQTIDSSTKSFRLITISVSHYCEKARWVLDKLKFPYVEERHTPPFHLLATGRVGGKTTPVLVTKSDVFTDSTTILKYLNSIAHANTKLYPTDSILCKQVEELEDLFDEQLGPATRRWGYFHVMNNYKFMQKRWCEGVPFYERILFPLVYPITSSIARQKMNITPEATVQAYETISRIFAKVNELLADGRTFLVGNNFSAADLTFALAPLCRGTLSPVASSRQSRPTRWLTTATPNET
- a CDS encoding thioesterase family protein, with translation MMSDRSLHRPLEIELVIPVRTYDIDFVGIVHNSVYIRWLEDLRIKLLDEHLPLAQPLKAGCCPIIAGTEIEYKRPIKLFDQVIGRLWLSNLGKMKWTVKAEILSNHELAAIAMQKGAFINLQNGRLIPIPEELQKKYCEYQ
- a CDS encoding SDR family oxidoreductase, yielding MSDFRNQVALVTGASRGIGASIVRMLAEGGADVVINYRSKSHRALEVANVVRANGCQALLAQADMTNESEMRQMMNLVEKQFGKVNLLILNASGGMEKDKAADYAMQLNLTAQLRAVDMFLPLMPAGGRIVFVTSHLAHFYNQKPVYPIYETVAKSKKAGEEALRAQIPQLATKGIKLVVVSGDLIEGTITPKLMQRQDPKLIESRRESAGCLPNVEDFARAIVNAARDRKLESGATIFVGSTEW